Proteins from one Chroococcidiopsis sp. CCMEE 29 genomic window:
- a CDS encoding amino acid adenylation domain-containing protein: MLNNTLQGFRLSPQQRHLWSLQQDSLAYQSQCTILLEGKLNTEVFKSALQTVVNRYEILRTTFHRLPGMKVPIQVVADSSIPSWSNINLSDWDYQEQIAKIEEIIQKERRFRFKFEQGSLLRSSLITLSNYKHILLVTLPSLCADAWTLKNLVQEISQTYAACLQGEEVSSEVVQYIQFSEWQNELLEEEDAETGKEYWRNQNVSKLAKLKLPFEGKFLGKQEFEPSFLSVKLDPSFTTRIAAVMQQYNASASVFLLTCWQVLLRRLIGSDIVIGNVCDGRKYEELHGAMGLFAKSLPVYCHLAGNLSFSEVLRQVHQATQAGYDWQEYFIWEQSLSPENKEGFPIGFEFEDLSGKYVAADVVFSIYKRYVCIDRFKVKLSCINQDDSLVAEFHYDANLFLAEDIERLAGQFQTLLASAIAHPETAISELEILNPRERQLLLVGFNNTKTDYLKDKCIHQLFEEQAEQTPNNIAVVFEDQQLTYAELNTHANKIAYYLQRLGVGPEVLVGLYVERSLELVIGLLGILKAGGAYVPLDPALPTQGLAVRLQDAQPPVLLTQQQLVTTLPEHTAQVVCLDTDWEMIAQQNEQNPQSGATTENLIYVMFTSGSTGRPKGVAVEHQQLLNYLYGIWEQLHLPVGGSYAIASTFAADLGNTAIFPCLCIGGCLHVLSPECASDPEILADYCRRHPIDCLKIVPSHLSALLASSQPQAIAPRQQLILGGEAASWNLIEQIQRYAPACQIFNHYGPTEATVGVLTYNVESKPADGHSAIVPLGRPLPNTQIYLLDRHLQPVPIGVPGELYIGGAGLARGYLNQPELTAERFITNPFSSAPESRLYKTGDLARYQPDGTIEFLGRIDNQVKIRGYRIELGEIEAVLTEHPAVRATVVLAREDEPGNKRLVAYVVPDQKQAPNTTELRRFLQEQLPEYMVPSAFVLLKALPLTPNGKVDRQALPAPDHARPELEKTFVAPRTPTEEVLAGIWAEVLGLERIGIYDNFFELGGHSLLATQVTSRLRTAFQVEIPLRQLFESPTVADLSAIIAQKLVEQADSEMLAQMLTELEELSEDEVQAVFTAEQHSMGKKDE, translated from the coding sequence ATGCTCAATAATACGCTTCAGGGCTTCCGGCTTTCCCCTCAACAAAGACATCTGTGGTCGTTGCAGCAAGATAGCCTCGCTTATCAGTCTCAATGTACAATTCTCCTCGAAGGCAAGCTCAACACAGAGGTTTTCAAGTCGGCTTTACAAACAGTCGTCAATCGATATGAGATTTTGCGTACAACCTTTCATCGCCTGCCCGGTATGAAGGTTCCGATTCAGGTTGTAGCGGATAGCAGTATTCCATCTTGGTCGAACATCAATCTCAGTGATTGGGATTACCAGGAACAAATAGCCAAGATCGAGGAAATTATCCAGAAAGAAAGGCGCTTTCGGTTCAAATTTGAGCAAGGTTCACTTTTGCGTTCTTCCCTAATTACTCTGTCAAACTACAAGCATATTTTACTCGTTACTCTGCCTTCGCTTTGCGCCGATGCCTGGACACTTAAGAATTTAGTTCAGGAAATTAGCCAGACTTATGCTGCTTGTCTACAAGGCGAGGAAGTTTCCAGCGAAGTTGTGCAATATATTCAATTTTCAGAGTGGCAAAATGAATTGCTTGAGGAAGAGGATGCAGAGACGGGTAAAGAGTATTGGCGCAATCAGAATGTCTCTAAACTTGCCAAATTGAAGCTTCCCTTTGAAGGAAAGTTTTTGGGAAAACAAGAATTTGAGCCGTCCTTTCTTTCTGTAAAACTTGATCCTAGTTTTACTACGAGGATCGCAGCGGTGATGCAGCAATACAATGCTTCGGCTTCTGTCTTCTTGTTAACCTGCTGGCAAGTTTTGCTGCGGCGGCTGATTGGATCAGATATAGTTATCGGTAATGTCTGCGATGGCAGAAAGTATGAAGAACTACATGGGGCAATGGGTTTGTTCGCCAAATCGTTGCCAGTTTATTGCCATTTGGCAGGAAACTTGTCATTCAGTGAAGTTTTAAGACAGGTTCATCAAGCTACACAAGCTGGCTATGATTGGCAGGAATATTTTATCTGGGAACAGTCTCTGTCGCCAGAAAATAAAGAAGGTTTTCCAATTGGTTTCGAGTTTGAAGACTTGTCAGGGAAGTATGTAGCTGCAGACGTAGTATTTTCAATCTACAAACGATACGTCTGCATCGACCGATTCAAAGTTAAACTTTCCTGTATTAATCAGGATGATTCTCTAGTTGCAGAATTTCACTACGATGCAAATTTATTTTTAGCAGAAGACATTGAACGTTTGGCTGGACAATTTCAGACGTTGTTAGCTAGTGCGATTGCACATCCAGAAACTGCTATCAGTGAATTAGAAATTCTGAATCCTAGGGAGCGGCAGCTGCTGCTAGTCGGATTCAACAACACGAAAACTGATTACCTCAAAGATAAATGCATTCACCAACTGTTTGAAGAACAGGCAGAACAAACGCCCAATAACATTGCCGTTGTTTTTGAAGACCAGCAACTGACCTATGCAGAACTCAACACTCACGCCAACAAAATAGCTTACTACCTGCAACGGTTGGGAGTGGGACCGGAAGTGCTAGTGGGATTATATGTCGAGCGATCGCTTGAGCTAGTTATTGGACTGCTCGGCATTCTCAAAGCCGGTGGTGCCTATGTGCCCCTAGATCCGGCATTACCAACACAGGGCTTGGCTGTCCGATTGCAAGATGCCCAACCACCTGTGTTATTGACGCAACAGCAACTGGTCACTACCCTTCCCGAACACACCGCGCAGGTGGTCTGCCTGGACACAGACTGGGAGATGATTGCTCAGCAGAACGAGCAGAATCCCCAGAGTGGGGCAACGACTGAGAATTTAATTTATGTGATGTTCACTTCCGGTTCCACTGGCAGACCGAAGGGAGTCGCGGTTGAGCATCAGCAACTGCTCAACTACCTATATGGCATCTGGGAACAACTGCATCTTCCTGTTGGTGGCAGTTATGCGATCGCTTCCACGTTTGCAGCAGATTTAGGAAACACCGCTATCTTCCCTTGCCTGTGTATCGGCGGGTGTCTCCACGTACTATCCCCAGAATGCGCTTCTGACCCGGAAATCTTAGCGGATTATTGCCGCCGCCATCCCATAGATTGTCTCAAAATCGTTCCCTCTCACTTAAGTGCTTTGTTGGCATCTTCTCAGCCTCAAGCCATCGCGCCCCGCCAGCAACTAATCTTAGGTGGTGAAGCTGCTAGTTGGAATTTAATTGAGCAGATTCAGCGCTATGCTCCCGCCTGCCAAATCTTTAACCATTACGGTCCCACAGAAGCCACTGTAGGCGTGCTGACATATAACGTGGAATCTAAGCCAGCCGATGGTCATTCAGCGATCGTTCCTTTAGGTCGCCCACTGCCCAATACACAAATTTATCTACTCGATCGGCACCTGCAACCTGTCCCCATTGGAGTTCCCGGTGAACTGTATATTGGTGGTGCGGGATTAGCCCGAGGCTATTTGAACCAGCCGGAACTAACAGCTGAAAGATTTATTACTAATCCTTTTAGCAGTGCTCCAGAGTCTCGACTTTACAAAACAGGAGACTTAGCCCGCTACCAGCCTGATGGAACCATCGAGTTTCTGGGTCGGATTGACAATCAGGTGAAAATCCGGGGCTACCGGATCGAGTTGGGCGAAATTGAGGCAGTGCTGACTGAACACCCAGCTGTACGAGCAACTGTGGTCTTAGCGCGAGAGGACGAACCAGGTAATAAGCGCTTGGTAGCTTATGTCGTCCCAGATCAGAAGCAAGCACCGAACACTACTGAACTGCGCCGCTTCCTACAGGAGCAGCTACCTGAGTACATGGTACCTTCTGCCTTTGTGCTGCTGAAGGCTCTACCCCTGACTCCTAACGGCAAAGTAGACCGGCAGGCTTTACCAGCACCTGACCATGCAAGACCGGAGTTGGAAAAAACCTTTGTGGCTCCTCGCACCCCAACCGAGGAAGTATTAGCCGGGATCTGGGCTGAAGTCCTGGGGCTTGAGCGAATCGGCATCTATGACAACTTCTTTGAATTAGGCGGACATTCGCTGTTAGCCACTCAGGTAACGTCCCGTTTGCGGACAGCCTTCCAGGTGGAGATCCCCCTGCGCCAATTATTTGAGTCACCCACCGTCGCCGACTTATCCGCGATCATTGCCCAAAAACTAGTTGAGCAAGCAGATAGTGAAATGCTGGCTCAGATGTTGACAGAACTAGAGGAACTATCAGAGGACGAAGTTCAGGCAGTATTTACCGCTGAACAACACTCAATGGGGAAGAAAGATGAGTAA